From a region of the Pseudanabaena sp. ABRG5-3 genome:
- a CDS encoding bifunctional nuclease family protein, with protein MIEMKVAGIAIDAVSRNPIVLLRDTLERRALPIWIGEAEAKAIIGALDGRPLERPMTHDLMLNFLDAWGITVERVVVHALKNSTFYAVITVSQGDIKKEIDARPSDAIAIAVRAKCPIWVMEEVILEASIPVDQDADEAERKAFREFLSKLTPEELVKKSGLESN; from the coding sequence ATGATCGAAATGAAGGTGGCTGGGATCGCTATTGATGCGGTCAGCCGTAATCCTATCGTCCTACTGCGAGATACCTTAGAACGGAGAGCATTGCCAATTTGGATCGGTGAAGCCGAAGCCAAGGCAATTATTGGCGCTTTAGATGGTAGACCGTTAGAGCGCCCTATGACCCATGATTTAATGCTGAATTTCTTAGACGCATGGGGGATCACCGTTGAGCGTGTCGTCGTCCATGCTCTTAAAAACAGCACTTTCTACGCAGTAATTACGGTTTCACAAGGAGATATAAAAAAAGAAATTGATGCCCGCCCTAGTGATGCAATCGCGATCGCAGTGCGTGCTAAATGTCCTATTTGGGTTATGGAGGAGGTAATCCTCGAAGCTTCAATCCCTGTAGATCAAGATGCCGACGAAGCAGAAAGAAAAGCATTTCGCGAGTTTTTATCCAAACTCACGCCAGAGGAATTAGTCAAAAAAAGTGGGCTGGAAAGTAATTAA